The genomic window TCGGTCGATAGCGGTTCGTAATGTTTTTCATAGTGCTTCAGCCAATGTGGCATAGCAGGCTTGAGGCGCTTCCCGCACAGTTGTCCAGAACGAAGCCACAGAGTTTTGAGGGTCTTGCGCAATTCAGCAGAGTCGTACTCGCCTTTGCGGCCGCGTTTGCCCCTGGAGGGCGTAAACGAGTCGTTGAGCAGCTTGGTGGCATGCTTGCGATCATAGCCGCATACCGCGCATACTTCATCGAGCAACCGGGTCTTGTAGGCCTTTTCCGCGCGCCTATAGCGGCGTTTTTGTACCGCGATGTATTCCATTCTGGTTTCGCAACTCATCTCTTTCATCCTCCCTGTATACAGGGTGTGATTTTTTGTGAGTCAACGAATCCTTTCCGCCCGCATCCTATCGGATGCTTCGGTGTCATTTAATTTGAGGCAACTCGCGCTTCTTCAGCTGCAACATCGAACGCTTGCAGGGTAGCATCGATCATGATATGTTCTTCTTGTGTTCGAGTATGGGATTCCGCGCCTGCCAGCGCGGGGTCTTTTTTATCAGTCATTTTGTACCCCCTCGGCGATACCTTGAGAGGCGATGCGAAGTATCTCTTCTTCGTCGTATCTGATCCGCCGTGCAGAAAATCTGATCGGGTGGATCTGACCGCGCTTGACCATTCGCCTGACGGTCAATTCACAACAGTCCAAAATTGCTGAACTCGCTTTGAGTGATATTAGGTTCCGACGCCGTGTTTTTCCGGCCAAGAGGGCCAGAAACTCTTTCGTCATGTGCGGATCGATCTCCGGATCGTTGTCCATCGCCAGCTGGACGAGCTGTCTTGTCGTGTTTTTCATCTGATTTCTCCGTTTATTGCTTAACGGATCTGATGAAATCATAACTAGCCACTTACTGTCCCCCCAGTGAGGGGCCTGCAAATTCTGATTATTAGGGATTTATACGGAAGATTAAGGACAGCAATGAATTGCGACAGATGTTATTTTCGACATATTTATTTTGATTAGATGTTGGTATGGAAAATGATTCGTTTATGATTCGTTTATGATTCGTTTATGATTCAGCGCGCTCTATCGCAACCTTAAGTTGTTGCTCAAATTGTCCAGAGGAGAGATTGCTTAGACGTAGAAAAATGTCGGCTATTTCGTAGCAGTGGGACTGTTTGGTATATGCCAGTTTGATGCCATTTATTTTGCATAAGCCGGAGAATTCAGCCAGTGCATTGATCTGGTTGTTGTGGCGTTTGGAGGACAAGTCTTTTATCATCATATCAAAGTGCTTCGCAGTATTTTCGTAGAAATCAGTATTAGCCATAAGAAGGTCAACAAGGCATAACTCGGATATTGGGTTATTGGCGTTTTTCCCGTATGCGCTCTTCTCATATAGTTGAAAATTGTTGACTAGATCCTCTTGGAGAGCACGTGCAATAAGGCTTTTCGTGAGCTCGGGTAAAGCGTGGAGTTGTCGGAGTATGTCGCGGCATTTCTTCAGGCTTTCGATAAAATCCTCATCAGCAAGCCATGTGGTTTCATCTTCACCCTTGGGGGTAAGACTATTTTGGTCCAGGTGAAGTTTGACTGTTATTTTGTCTAGTGATCGAAGAAAAGCCGCGGCTTTTTTAGGGCAGGAATTCCTCTGGCTGAAGTGGCAAAATTTCAGCAGCCCTTTGGCATTAAATGGCGCGCGTTTTTCTTGGAATTCCTTTCGTGTGCAAACCTGTAGATGCCGGCTAATGACGCGTTCGGCAGTTTCAATGTCGATAACCAATCTTTCATAAACTACGTCACGTACTGCATCACGGATCGTTTCATCGTCTGCATCTTTCCACGAATGCAGTAGATCCATGGATGTGCAAAGACAGGCCAACAAGTTAACAGTATCATCGTCTTGGTTATCATCTGATCGATCATATTTGTTCAAGCACGATAAAAAGGAATGCATGGTATTCTCTGCATCACGTGTGATATTTTGAAATTTTTCTCTGAGGCGCTCGTCCAGTTGACGCGCTTTGAATTGCAGTTCTTCTTGAGGGAGGGGCTCTGCGACTAGAGCTTGTTTGAAAAACTCTATGTCCTCCGGTGAGAGGATGCCGTCCCGATGAAAGGAGGATAGCGTGATTGCCACGTTGGATAGATAGAATAACCTCGGATCAATATAGGTTGCTACTCGTCTGCCATACTCCTCGAATGCAATCTTGCCTTGGTACGCCTTGGATTGCTTTTTCTTGCTCACAGCAACTCCCCCCTAATCTTTTCCCAGTTCTCTGCCGTCATCGCCTCCAGTTTTTCCCTGATCCACCTAGGCACCTCGCGAACCTCCTCGAACTCCGCATCGGTAATGCCGGAGTCCAAGGCCTTCGCTGCCTGTAGAGCGGCTTCCTCTCCAATATGGGTGTAGTGCGCAGTCATGGCCGGGTTCCCGTGTCCAACAACGGCCTGCACGACTGCTAAAGGGGTTCCTCGTTCCGCCTGCAGGGAAACATAGGTGTGTCGCAATGAGTGGAAGCCTACTTCAACTACGGCGCGTTTCCCGGTGTGCACTTTTTTGAATTTTCCGGGCTTGCCGGTGACAGGCTCGAGTTTATAGCCGGTGTCTTCTTTGTGGATTTGAATTCCGCATTTCTCGAAATGGTCCTGTGTCTCACGGAATATGAGTGAGCGTCGTGTTTGTTCGCCGTCTTTGTTTCTGAATATGTAGAGAGCTGAATATTTTGGAAGCACGTACCCCTTGCGCTTCCCCTTGGGCGTGCGTCCTAGTTGGGCCAGTAAGGCATTTGGCAAGCCAATCGTAACCGGGGTCTTCTTGCTGTTTTTTGTTTTGTTTGGAACGCGGCGGATCAAGCCGCGTTCCAGGTCAACTTCATTCCATGTGAGGGTGCAGCAGTCGCCAATACGCAGCCCGGTGAAGGTGCCGATTAAAAGCAGTGTTTGTAGTTCGCCTGTTGCCTCGGCTAGCACTTTTTTTAGCTCCTCAATGCCCAGCTCGCGGCGGGGCTCTGTCTTGAGCTTCTTGCTTTTTATTTTATCAAAGGGGTTGCTATCAAGCCGGGCCGGTTCACTAAGAGTTTTAAACAATAACCTCAGGAAGCAGGTGTGCTTGTTGAACGTGTTGGGCGTGACTTTTTTCTTTACGAGAAGGGTTGCGTACTGGTTCGCATCTTTTGTGGAAATGTCCCTCAAAAATTGTATCTCGGAGTTTTGCGCGCAGACCCAGCCGGAGAACTTGTTCCAATAGCCTTTATAGCGCCGCAGAAGTTCTTCTCCGCTGTCGGGGCGTTCATGGCTTGAAAGATAAGCCTCCCATGCATCTTCTATGGTTAGCGGGGGATTAGCGTCCTCAATGGCTTTGGCTTGATCGTGTTCAATAACCTCTAGCTCCGCCTTGAGCCGTTCGAGGCGTTCCTTCTTATTGCCGGAAAGATACTGGTTTACAATTCGCTCCCGTGCCTTCTCCGCTTCTGGGTGGGTAGTGACAGGTGAGCCATCTTCAAATGTGAGTTGAACCTTCTTGCGCTTGCTTACCTGCTTCCCCGTTACAGGGTTTATTTCTCCTGTAGGATAGTTATACTCCAGATAATATGTTCCTTTAAACCCGGAACCTGGCTTCCGCTCTCTGCCATCCTTTGTGCGAATGTAGAGCCGGCCATAGCCTCGTTTGGTGTAGCTTCTTTTGCTGGTTGTCTTCATGCCTGTGCGTACCTGTTCATTTGCGTTGCAAACGGTACGATTAGAGGTCATGTAAATCAACTGAAATACATCATAAATGCATCATATAATTAGAATAACCTTCTATAGTTGGTTGAAGTTATGTATTTGACGGGATTCAAAATCCCGCGGAGAAATCTGTGTGGGTTCGAGTCCCACCTCCGGCACCAAACTTTCTTAATACGAACTTCCCATCAATTCCCGTCGCGGGAAAAATACGCATTTTACCCAGTAAATGCGGCATTTCGAAATTCTCTACTCGGGACTGATCCCCAATGCTTGGTGCCGGATGTTGATTTTTGGGCAAATATTCTCCGTTCGCTCTCCATTCTCCGCCCTCCACGTCGCAGGTTTTTTCGTAAGGTAGCCATAGGGGACGGCAATCCGAAACCATGTTGTCTAAGTAGTCGGTTTTGAACTTACAGACGGATTGGGGGGAAGGTGAAGTAGGTTCGAATCCAGCCTAGTCGAGCAAATGCGAACTTGTGTTTTTCACACCCCAAGGGCCTCAGCCCCAGGGCATCCAGTCAGGACACCACTCATGGCTTAAAGCGAACTTGTTTTATGATCTTTGGCCGAGCTGGCTTCCGAGTAGGGATAACTCGTAGTGCCCAGATGGCAGTGGGCTATGTCGTCAACATGCGGGTCAGGATGAGGTGGCGTTTCTGGATGGTTGCCTGTATCTTTTCGTCCATTTCGCAGGTCGCTGAATCCGGCAGAAGCTGATCAATCCGTTCCAGAAAGTTTTGTGTTTGCCCGAGCGCCTGTTTGGGCGAAAACCCGACTGTTTTCCAAAAGGCTTCCCAATGTCGTAAGCGGAGATCGGCCGGATTATATTTGCTACCGATCTTCATGGCCATTCTCGGCGACAGATCGGGGTAGGCCGCTGTGCTGACCAGATCATATAACGGGGCCAGTTCAATCCGAAGCTGATCGTCAGAGGGGCGATAGATCAGCGAAAAGTTTTTTCCGTGTGCATCGTTGTTGCCGATCAGGTAGTTGAAAAGTACGGCTTCAAACAGAGTGATCAGATCCTTGGCTGGCCGGGAAGAAGATTTACGCGCAAGCTGAAAACATTGCTCGAGGGTTGGGCCGCCTTCATTTTGATATTTATACCTGCTGACAATACCCATGGCTTGGCAGAAGTCCTCCTGATGTAGGCGTCGCAGCCCGGAGCCTTCACCAACGCGATCGTAACGCTCAATCATCAGGCATCGGTGCGGTCCGGTCTGGACTGCTTCAACGGTTGCAACCGGCAGGCCGGCCTTGCGGGCCAACTGCATGCAATAGACTTCATTTTCAACCAGACCGGGGAATCCTTTGACTTGCGGTTTCAGGATATGGGTGCTCGGGGATTCATGGAGGGGCAGGGCAAATCCGTTTTTGTCGTGATACACGGCCAGCTTGTTCTGGGCGCCGGCCAGGGACAGGCGAACTTCTGCTTCCCCGGCCAGAAGCGGCTTGTGGGGCAGGGTGTCGAGAATCGTCTCGAGTTCTTCCTGTGAGACAGGATGGTAGCTGTGTTCCCGGATCGTTATTTCCTGCTCGGGATCCAGAATGGTTACGGCACCGGCGCATTCACCGCCGAGCACTTTCAGCATGGCGTAATCATTTCCGGCCGTGATGCCAATGTTGCGGGCAATCAGATCACGGTTGAAGTCTTCCGGCAGCAGACCGCCGAAATATCCCGCGCATTCCTTCTCCTCATAGGCTTCCTCGCGCAGGGGTAGGGATTGTGAAAGGGGATGTGCAGACGGGTCGCTGGTCCATTCCGAGTCATATTGGAAAGCATATTTTCCAATGGAGTCCTGAGTCAGAGTGCCGATTCTTTGGCTGTGAAAATATACAATCAGCGTTTTCATGCCGGGTCCTTCATTTCAATGGATATGCCAAGGCATTCGAGAACGTGAAGAGCCTTGCCGATTTCGCAGGTCGGCTTGCCGTTTTCGAGATTCGATATAAAGCGGGGCGCTGTGTTGGCAGTCATCGCCAATGCACTCTGAGTGATGCCCTGCGCTTTACGGGCTCTTCGAATAATTTTTCCGACTTCATCAACAGTCATGATTGCTCCTTATGTTACCGAACGGTAATAAACCTAGCACAAAAAGAATCAAAGACAACCTTTTTTACCGAACGGTAATAATTGGTGGTATTTTGCCATTCGTATCATGTTTTACTACCGTTCGGTAATATTGCGTGACGTCTTACAATTGAAGTCGAGACATATAGATTCATACCCGGTAAAACGCCCAAGTTCGGAGTCGTTAGTAAGCGGAAGTAGTATTTAGGAGTCTAGGATGTATCCCGTGCCACCTGGCTAAATGTTTATTTGATCAACATCCTGAAGAGGAGATCCGCTACTGAAAGTCCTAAGGTTTCAGGCAAAGGTGCTTGTTGGATTCCTCGTTTCAGGAAGCGACGGTATGCCAAGTAAGCTGTATCATGATCTTCTCATCACCGACTGATAGCTTTTTCCAGCCTCCTCGGCCAATCTCGTTCAAACGAAAAGATAATACCCACTCAGCCATTCTGGTACCTCTGTAATCGATGTCGTCTTCTCCCAGATATATCTGCGCCTACCCCCAATCTTAAACCACGGATCGGTGAACTTAAGGTGGAACCTGCGGTTCCCTGTTCCGTGTTCTGGCGGCCAACGAGCCGCCCTTCCATGATGCCGTCGCGGAGCGGAGCCCGTCCCCGAAGGGGCGGCCCGGAGGGCCGAGGGCGGAGCGCAGCGACGGCATCACTTGCGATCATGTTCTGACTGCTCCTTCCATGAATACCTCGGCGGGGGTGCGTTTGTCCAGAGCGCTGTGCTTCCTCTCGTGGTTGTAATATTTAAAATAGCTGTCAAGGCCCCGATGCAACGCATGCCCGTCGGCATAGCATGCGGGATAGATTTTCTCATACTTCACCGACCACCACAGTCGTTCGATGAATACGTTGTCCAACGCCCGGCCTCGCCCGTCCATGCTGATGGTGATGTTCTCGTTTAACAGGACACCGGTGAAGGCGTTCGAGGTGAACTGGCTTCCTTGGTCGGTGTTGAATATCTCCGGATTCCCCTGCGTCAGCGCACGCTCCAGCGCATCAACGCAGAACGTGCTCTCCATGGTGCTTGAGAGCTCCCAGGCGAGCACATAGCGGCTGTACCAGTCGATTACGGCGGTCAGGTACATGTATCCATGCCGCATCGGGATGTAGGTGATGTCCGTACTCCAAACCTGGTTCACCCGTTCGATGTCCACATTGCGCAGCAAATAAGGGTAGATCTTGTGCCTCGGGGCGGGCTTGCTCGTGTGCGGACCGGGCGTGATGGCCTGAATCCCCATCAGCTGCATGAGGCGGGCGACCCGCTTGTGATTGACATCATAGTCTTGATCACGCAACCAGTCCGTCATGCGTGGATAGCCGAACTCCGGATGCCGGAGATACTGCTCGTCGATCAAACGCATCAGAAGCAGGTTCTCCGGCGTTTCCGGGGCGGGGTCGTAGTAGAAGCCCGATCTGGGGACGCCTGCGAGCCTACACTGCCGCCGAACCGAATAATCGGTGCCGGGCTCCACCCAGCTGCGGCGCGTTGAAAGCGGCAGGCTCATAGCTTTTTTTCGAGCCACTTCACGTCCATCTTCAGACGCCCGATCTCTTCGTAAAGTGGAGCCGTAAGCTCTTCTTCCGTTTGAGCCTGCTTCTTTTTCCCCGATGCAAAAAGATCCGGCGCATTCGAAAGCAACTGCTTCTTCCAATCCGAAATCTGGTTCGGATGGACCTGATATTCCGATGCCAGCTCCGCCAATGTCTTCACGCCCTTGATGGCCTCAATCGCCACCTTGGCCTTGAACTTGTCCGTGAATGTTCTTCGTTTTCTTCCCATTTCCATGCGTCCTTTTGTACCATGTTGAGGACGCAGGTTCCACTTAAGCCGGTGGTCCGAAAATCGGGGTTAAGCGCAATCCGCACCCATCCTTTGCCGTGACATTCAATGGAGATTGGCCAGCCGTTAATGGCATAAGTGGGGGAGTTCAATACCGGAAACAGTCCGCCGTCCCGAATAGTATTTTCCCAGTCCCGAGGCAAAGCGGCAGAGAGCTCTATTTCTTCGCCACGGTGATCGGAGGTTATCACAAGTTGCTGGCAATAGACGGTTGCTATTGACGGGTAGGGTTCTCCGTTCGGATATGTGGAGGGATCGTCGGGGTTGGTGCGAAGCCCGTCGAAGTTTCGGATATCTGTCGGGGAGAGGGCGCAACACCCGTCTTGTGTTACCCATTCAGGGCAAATATTTCTCTTTCGCCAGCTCCTGCCTGAATACCTGACGATTGCTCAGGGAAGCAATGTAACGCTGTTGGTTACGGCGACCGATACGAACAACCCGGGCGCGATGATCACGCTCTCAGCCAGCGGCCTGCCCGCTGGGGCGACCTTTCCGGGGAGTTCCAGTGCCGGGTCGGTCTCAAGCACCCTGACCTGGCCCGATGCCGGCCCCGGCGGTGCGCAAGCAATCACCTTCGCAGCTTCCGGAACAGGGGGTGTCACCTATGAGACGATTGTGTTTTATGTGCAGGGTGAAAAACTTTCGGTTGCGACGGTGTCTGTCTTGAATGTCGATTTCCAGCCGGGCGTCGGCGGGGATACCCATTCGGTTACCTATTCGGGTCAGGGCGCGCTGGCGGATGCCGGTAATGACCTCTGGAATGCCGTGGCACCGCCGACCCCCATCGATGCGACGAATACGGCAACCATTTCCGGCGGCCAGTACACCAATGAATTTGTTGTGGGGGGGGCTGGTAAATTCAGATGGTACGGCTTCGGGTAAGTCGGCGGTTCTTGTAGGCCTGTTGACGGAAGCCTATGCGTATTCCGCCAGCCATCCCGAATATGATTCCTTCGCTACGAATGCCGTGGGCCTGATGAGTGACCACCTGCTGAAAGATAATGCTCTTCGCCATGCCTTTATTGAAGGACTGAAACCCGGGATGCCTTATGAACTGGTGGTGTACGGTGCTGCCCAGTCGGGCCGCGACGCGAGATTCGTGGTGCGCCTGGATACGGATACGGACAGGTCCATCGACGCCAATACAACGAAAGTCGGTGACGCGACCACCGACGCAATCGAAGGTCCCCATCCCCTCACCGAGGGGGCCGACTATGTCCGGATCAGTTTCACCCCGAATGCGGTGCAGGATACGCTCTGGATCGAATACCTGAGTGATGCGGATGCTGACATTGCCGTGCTCAACGGTCTGCAGCTGGCCGCCTTGGGAACCGACCTCCGCCTGACGCCGGGTGATGATGGGTCGCTCGTTCTGTCCTGGGAAAACGGTGCCAGTTACAACGTTATGACCAATACTGATCTAATGAACGGAGAATGGGGAGTTTCGGTTTCCAATGCCGTGTCGCCGGTTACCAACGCCATCCCCGGTTTGCCGAAGTTGTTCTACACCATCGATGAATAAACCATCAGGCAATGGCCTGGTATGTAAAGGGCGGCTCCTTCGGGAGTCGCTTTTTTTGTTTGTGCACTAAGTTTTCAAAAACGAATTTGAAATGGGAATGCCTGCAAATATGCGAATTCACTACAGCATGATTTACACGCGTTGCGTGGACTCCCGGATAATCAGCTGCCCCTGAAGCGTGGTGCGGTGCGGAGCGGTTTCGGGGTGCCTGATTCGATGTAGGATGGCATCAACCGCGGCGGTTCCGATTTCCTTGCAGGGTTGGCGGTAGGTCGTAAGCGGTACGGATAGCAGGGATGCATATTTAACATCATCGAACCCGGCTACCCGCATCGTTCCGGGAATGGATACACCCGCGTCGACCAGCAGGCGGAGGGCCTGGGCTGCCGTCGAATCGTTGGCGCAGATCAGCCCGTCCGCATCGTGACTGAGCAGATGTTTTGCGGTGAACTCGGTCTGGGTATTGATCTTAACAATCTGCAGGGCTTCCGCTGGGTGTCCCGCATTCAGCAGGGCCTCGCGGCATCCCATAATGCGCAACCGAACCGTTGTCGCCGGCTTGGGGCGCGTGAGGAAGATCAATTTTGAACAACCCTGTTGTATCAGGTGCTGTGCGACGACAAAGCCGGCCTCGATATTATCGATGCCGACCAGGTCGTTGGCGGTTTGTTCCGGCCATTTGACAACATCCCTATCCAGAAGAACAACGGGAATTTCAGCCGCCTTCAGCCGGTCGAGAATGGACAGATTAAACTGCACTCCGTTTTCAATATGTTCAACGGGGGTGAAGATGACGCCATCGAGTTTCCCCTGAATAAACCGCGAGCAAATGTATTCCGTGCTTTCTTCAAAACTGTGCGATTCGGGGGGGATGGGAGGCGGGATCAATTCCAAGGCGTGCAGGTTGCACGCTTCGGTCATGGCCCTGACGATCGGTTCAAAGATTTCGGTTCGGCCCAGGCGCGGTATCAGAAGGCCGATTCTCTTTTTTTCGGTCAGCTCGGAAGAAAGCACCGTGGTGCCGAGACCCGCCGTCCGTTCAATGGCACCTTCATCCACCAGGCGCTCCATCGCTTTGGCGATCGTCGGCCTGGAGGCATTGAATTGCCGGCACAACTCCAGTTCCGTCGGCAGCATGTCGCCCGGTTTAAAGGTTCCGTTTTTGATGCTGCCTGCAATTTCGGTGTAGATGGTTTGGTGTTTGGTCGCCATGGATCTCGAAGGGTTTTTTGGCTGGATTGTCAATGAAAGGTAAAAATATTTACACTAGGATAGAAGTCAACCTCCAATTTATACTCTCTTGCAGCTGGTATCTATGGGAAAATGAATTCAGAATAAATGTAATCTTAATGTAAATAGGCGGGCGGTCATGGCGATGCTATACCTTTCATCACATTCTGAATAGTGCATTTAATTTGACGAGGTCTGGTCTGTTGAAAACGAAAAAAAATATTGTGGGAATCGGGGAACTGCTTTGGGATTTATTCCCGACGGGGGCTCGTTTGGGGGGTGCTCCGCTGAACTTCTGTTATCACTGCAAGCAACTTGGAGCACAGGGCATCCCGGTTAGCGCAGTGGGCAAGGATCAGCTGGGTGGGGATATCAGAGAAATTCTGGCGTCGAAAAACATTCCGGATGAGTTCGTTGCGGAAACGCCCGGTCTGCCTACCGGAACGGTTGATGTCCAGTTGGATGAAAACGGTAAACCGGTTTACGAAATCAAGCAGCCGGTCGCATGGGATTCCATTCCCTGGTCGGATGCTCTGGTCCAGCTGGCTGAAAAAACAGACGCGGTCTGTTTTGGCTCGCTCGCCCAGCGCAATGAGGGATCCCGCAAAACCATTAGGGGTTTTCTGCAGGCCATGAAACCGGATGCTCTGAAAATCTATGATATCAATCTCCGCCAGGATTTTTATTCGAAGGAAATCGTGGCGGATTCCCTAGAGTTGTGCAATGTGCTCAAGTTAAGCGATGAAGAACTGCCGGTGGTCGCCCGGATGTTTGCCTTGTCCGGTAAGGTTGAAGAGCAGTTGTTGACGCTGGTTGAGCGTTTTGATTTGCAGATGATTGCCTATACCCGCGGGCCTGACGGCAGCCTTCTGGCAACCATGAACGAAATCAGTGATCAGCCTGGATATCCGGGCAAGGCGATTAATAGTGTCGGAGCTGGAGATTCTTTCAGTGCAGCCTTGTGCATGAGCCTGCTGGCGGGACGCACGATCGATGAAATTAACGACCATGCGCTCCAGGTGTCGACCTATGTTTGCATGCAGGACAGTGCAACACCGGAACTCCCGGAGAATGTAAAGAACGGAACAAAATATGCATAATAAAAAACTATTCATCTGGGCGCTGACATCCGCACTGGCGGGATTCCTGTTCGGCTTCGATACCGTCGTGATTTCCGGCGCAGAGCAGACCATTCAAACCCTATGGGGATTGAATGCCACGGTGCATGGCCTGGCCATCAGCATGGCGCTTTGGGGCACGGTGATCGGCTCGATGGTCGGGGGCTGGCCAACGGAAAAATTCGGGCGGAAAACGACGCTGACCTGGATCGGTATTCTCTATTTTGTTTCGGCGGTCGGCTCGGCCTTCGCGCCGGAGGTCTACTCCTTCATGGTTGCCCGTTTTATCGGGGGGCTGGGTGTCGGGATCTCAACGGTAGCCGCGCCGCTTTATATCTCCGAGATTGCGCCGGCGAAAGACCGGGGCAAGCTAGCGGGCATGTTCCAGTTTAATATCGTTTTCGGTATTCTGATTGCGTTCCTCTCCAATGCCTTGCTGGCGAACGTGGGCGAACACTCCTGGCGCTGGATGCTGGGGGTTGAGGCGATTCCGGCGCTGATCTATTCGATCATGTGTTTCGGCCTGCCGGAAAGTCCGCGCTGGCTGATCACGCATGGCGGCAACCGCCAAGGCGGAATGGATGTATTCCGCCGCATCAACCCGGAGCTGACCGACGGGGAACTCGAATCCCTGGCTGACGAGGTTGCGGCTTCTGTTGCGAAGGTGGACCACGCTGAAAAATTCTTTGCACCGCGCCTGATGAAGCCCATTACACTGGCGTTCCTGATTGCGTTCTTCAACCAGCTCTCCGGCATCAATGCGATCCTCTATTTTGCTCCCCGTATTTTTAAAATGACGGGGCTGGAAGAATCTGCCGCGCTGTTGCAGTCGGTCGGGATCGGTGTAACGAATCTGGTCTTTACCTTTGTGGGTCTCTGGCTGATCGACCGGTTGGGTCGGCGGACGCTGCTGTATATTGGGTCGTTCGGCTACATCGCTTCCCTGGGGCTTTGCGCCTGGGCGTTCTCCACGGAAAACTTTGCCATCGTTCCCGCGTGCATCTTTGCCTTCATTGCAGCGCATGCGATCGGGCAGGGAGCGGTGATCTGGGTGTTTATCAGCGAAATTTTTCCGAACCGCAACCGGGCGGCCGGTCAATCGCTGGGCAGTTTCACGCACTGGATCTTTGCGGCGTTGCTGACGCTGTTTTTCCCGAAAATGGTGGAGGCCTTTGCTCCCGCCGCCGTATTTGGTTTCTTCTGTTTCATGATGATCCTGCAACTGGTCTGGGTGAAGTTTATGGTGCCGGAAACCAAGGGCGTCTCGCTTGAAGAGATGCAGGAAAAACTCGGTATCCGATAAAGACTATATTTGAAGGAAGTTCATTAATTATGAAACGCATTATAACG from Pontiella desulfatans includes these protein-coding regions:
- a CDS encoding helix-turn-helix transcriptional regulator; translation: MKNTTRQLVQLAMDNDPEIDPHMTKEFLALLAGKTRRRNLISLKASSAILDCCELTVRRMVKRGQIHPIRFSARRIRYDEEEILRIASQGIAEGVQND
- a CDS encoding carbohydrate kinase family protein — translated: MKTKKNIVGIGELLWDLFPTGARLGGAPLNFCYHCKQLGAQGIPVSAVGKDQLGGDIREILASKNIPDEFVAETPGLPTGTVDVQLDENGKPVYEIKQPVAWDSIPWSDALVQLAEKTDAVCFGSLAQRNEGSRKTIRGFLQAMKPDALKIYDINLRQDFYSKEIVADSLELCNVLKLSDEELPVVARMFALSGKVEEQLLTLVERFDLQMIAYTRGPDGSLLATMNEISDQPGYPGKAINSVGAGDSFSAALCMSLLAGRTIDEINDHALQVSTYVCMQDSATPELPENVKNGTKYA
- a CDS encoding substrate-binding domain-containing protein; translation: MATKHQTIYTEIAGSIKNGTFKPGDMLPTELELCRQFNASRPTIAKAMERLVDEGAIERTAGLGTTVLSSELTEKKRIGLLIPRLGRTEIFEPIVRAMTEACNLHALELIPPPIPPESHSFEESTEYICSRFIQGKLDGVIFTPVEHIENGVQFNLSILDRLKAAEIPVVLLDRDVVKWPEQTANDLVGIDNIEAGFVVAQHLIQQGCSKLIFLTRPKPATTVRLRIMGCREALLNAGHPAEALQIVKINTQTEFTAKHLLSHDADGLICANDSTAAQALRLLVDAGVSIPGTMRVAGFDDVKYASLLSVPLTTYRQPCKEIGTAAVDAILHRIRHPETAPHRTTLQGQLIIRESTQRV
- a CDS encoding helix-turn-helix domain-containing protein — encoded protein: MTVDEVGKIIRRARKAQGITQSALAMTANTAPRFISNLENGKPTCEIGKALHVLECLGISIEMKDPA
- a CDS encoding type II toxin-antitoxin system HipA family toxin — its product is MKTLIVYFHSQRIGTLTQDSIGKYAFQYDSEWTSDPSAHPLSQSLPLREEAYEEKECAGYFGGLLPEDFNRDLIARNIGITAGNDYAMLKVLGGECAGAVTILDPEQEITIREHSYHPVSQEELETILDTLPHKPLLAGEAEVRLSLAGAQNKLAVYHDKNGFALPLHESPSTHILKPQVKGFPGLVENEVYCMQLARKAGLPVATVEAVQTGPHRCLMIERYDRVGEGSGLRRLHQEDFCQAMGIVSRYKYQNEGGPTLEQCFQLARKSSSRPAKDLITLFEAVLFNYLIGNNDAHGKNFSLIYRPSDDQLRIELAPLYDLVSTAAYPDLSPRMAMKIGSKYNPADLRLRHWEAFWKTVGFSPKQALGQTQNFLERIDQLLPDSATCEMDEKIQATIQKRHLILTRMLTT
- a CDS encoding tyrosine-type recombinase/integrase; protein product: MKTTSKRSYTKRGYGRLYIRTKDGRERKPGSGFKGTYYLEYNYPTGEINPVTGKQVSKRKKVQLTFEDGSPVTTHPEAEKARERIVNQYLSGNKKERLERLKAELEVIEHDQAKAIEDANPPLTIEDAWEAYLSSHERPDSGEELLRRYKGYWNKFSGWVCAQNSEIQFLRDISTKDANQYATLLVKKKVTPNTFNKHTCFLRLLFKTLSEPARLDSNPFDKIKSKKLKTEPRRELGIEELKKVLAEATGELQTLLLIGTFTGLRIGDCCTLTWNEVDLERGLIRRVPNKTKNSKKTPVTIGLPNALLAQLGRTPKGKRKGYVLPKYSALYIFRNKDGEQTRRSLIFRETQDHFEKCGIQIHKEDTGYKLEPVTGKPGKFKKVHTGKRAVVEVGFHSLRHTYVSLQAERGTPLAVVQAVVGHGNPAMTAHYTHIGEEAALQAAKALDSGITDAEFEEVREVPRWIREKLEAMTAENWEKIRGELL
- a CDS encoding sugar porter family MFS transporter, with translation MHNKKLFIWALTSALAGFLFGFDTVVISGAEQTIQTLWGLNATVHGLAISMALWGTVIGSMVGGWPTEKFGRKTTLTWIGILYFVSAVGSAFAPEVYSFMVARFIGGLGVGISTVAAPLYISEIAPAKDRGKLAGMFQFNIVFGILIAFLSNALLANVGEHSWRWMLGVEAIPALIYSIMCFGLPESPRWLITHGGNRQGGMDVFRRINPELTDGELESLADEVAASVAKVDHAEKFFAPRLMKPITLAFLIAFFNQLSGINAILYFAPRIFKMTGLEESAALLQSVGIGVTNLVFTFVGLWLIDRLGRRTLLYIGSFGYIASLGLCAWAFSTENFAIVPACIFAFIAAHAIGQGAVIWVFISEIFPNRNRAAGQSLGSFTHWIFAALLTLFFPKMVEAFAPAAVFGFFCFMMILQLVWVKFMVPETKGVSLEEMQEKLGIR
- a CDS encoding IS3 family transposase (programmed frameshift), which codes for MGRKRRTFTDKFKAKVAIEAIKGVKTLAELASEYQVHPNQISDWKKQLLSNAPDLFASGKKKQAQTEEELTAPLYEEIGRLKMDVKWLKKAMSLPLSTRRSWVEPGTDYSVRRQCRLAGVPRSGFYYDPAPETPENLLLMRLIDEQYLRHPEFGYPRMTDWLRDQDYDVNHKRVARLMQLMGIQAITPGPHTSKPAPRHKIYPYLLRNVDIERVNQVWSTDITYIPMRHGYMYLTAVIDWYSRYVLAWELSSTMESTFCVDALERALTQGNPEIFNTDQGSQFTSNAFTGVLLNENITISMDGRGRALDNVFIERLWWSVKYEKIYPACYADGHALHRGLDSYFKYYNHERKHSALDKRTPAEVFMEGAVRT